In Epinephelus moara isolate mb chromosome 9, YSFRI_EMoa_1.0, whole genome shotgun sequence, a genomic segment contains:
- the LOC126395641 gene encoding heat shock protein 30-like, protein MLCSHGLHSALWPVRVLRSEVRPLLHQQDLLQRNLQELRSSLELMDKLQHKIQEETEPFQTSMAVQLEEEGEHFGLTLDARGFSPEELSVRQEGMKLRVSGKTEKKQEDGKGSYSYRLQEFRREIDLPQGSNPEAVTCCLAPDGKLHIQAAKAPCVQEAERELTIKRSSEEETHTDDSSTQGTPGNMDSPA, encoded by the coding sequence aTGCTGTGCTCTCATGGACTCCACTCAGCCCTCTGGCCTGTACGCGtcctgaggtcagaggtcagaccCCTGCTCCACCAGCAGGATCTACTGCAGAGAAACCTACAGGAGCTCCGCAGCAGTCTGGAGCTGATGGACAAACTTCAACACAAGATCCAGGAGGAGACGGAGCCTTTCCAAACCAGCATGGCCGTGCAgctggaggaagagggagagcaCTTCGGCCTGACCCTGGACGCTCGAGGCTTTTCCCCAGAGGAGCTGTCTGTCAGACAGGAGGGCATGAAGCTGAGAGTCAGCGGgaagacagagaagaagcaggagGACGGGAAAGGCTCCTACTCTTACAGACTCCAGGAGTTCAGACGGGAGATTGATCTGCCCCAAGGATCCAACCCTGAAGCCGTCACCTGCTGCCTGGCTCCAGACGGGAAGCTCCACATCCAGGCAGCCAAAGCTCCATGTGTTCAGGAGGCTGAGAGAGAGCTGACGATCAAGAGGAGCTCGgaggaggagacacacacagatgacagcagcacacagggCACACCTGGAAACATGGACTCACCTGCATGA